In one Planktothrix tepida PCC 9214 genomic region, the following are encoded:
- a CDS encoding molybdenum cofactor guanylyltransferase, with protein sequence MINHLSIAALILAGGQSSRMGEDKAFVLYEGKPLLQRVYQVAATCSQKVYIATPWPERYQTLLTEDYEVLLETEPNQGPLVALCQGLLEIPFDWIWLLACDLPLLQPAMIQRWQSHLTVVSDTVLAVVPQSQSRWEPLCGFYRRSAYSQLQAFMAPGGRSFQRWLTHIPVEPIYLSEEESQMLFNCNRPTDLKP encoded by the coding sequence ATGATCAATCATCTTTCAATTGCAGCTTTAATTCTGGCAGGGGGCCAAAGTTCTCGCATGGGTGAGGATAAAGCTTTTGTCCTGTATGAAGGAAAACCTTTGCTTCAGCGAGTGTATCAAGTGGCGGCTACTTGTAGCCAAAAAGTATATATTGCTACACCTTGGCCGGAACGCTATCAAACCCTATTAACGGAAGATTATGAAGTTCTCTTAGAGACGGAACCGAACCAAGGGCCGTTAGTTGCATTGTGCCAAGGATTATTAGAAATTCCCTTTGATTGGATTTGGTTATTAGCCTGTGATTTACCGTTGTTACAACCTGCGATGATTCAACGGTGGCAAAGTCATTTAACGGTTGTTTCTGATACGGTTTTAGCGGTTGTTCCTCAAAGTCAGTCGCGATGGGAACCGTTATGTGGGTTTTATCGCCGTTCTGCTTATTCCCAGTTACAAGCTTTTATGGCTCCAGGGGGAAGATCTTTTCAACGATGGTTAACTCATATTCCTGTGGAACCTATTTATCTGTCTGAAGAAGAATCACAAATGTTGTTCAATTGCAATCGACCCACTGACTTAAAACCTTAA